The following coding sequences are from one Pocillopora verrucosa isolate sample1 chromosome 5, ASM3666991v2, whole genome shotgun sequence window:
- the LOC131787613 gene encoding uromodulin-like — protein MEFISFFMFIAWNALLTNFTFGKERNRTMLFPDYFFFAKRRLMNHKIETKYVKDLDHCELFCYMNDNCVSANFKKEPETRGIAYICELNNATHLEYDTDLMTDADFYYQGSKNACGKNPPCQNNATCQSGFTIKGYRCSCPPGFEGEHCEKDIDECQKNTHDCHLNATCQNTNGSFVCTCLFGFNGDGRSCTDIDECQKNTHDCHLNATCQNTNGSFVCTCLFGFNGDGRSCTADPCHNYRNLSEADRKSTYNTPDGQGKCDDESSSIISGEWYRFVGDAGTKMPTQCVPCNRCGTVFSGWLKGGHPTLAW, from the exons atggaatttatttcatttttcatgttcatagCCTGGAATGCATTGTTGACTAACTTCacttttggaaaag AGCGAAATCGCACAATGCTGTTTCCAGATTACTTCTTCTTTGCTAAAAGACGTTTGATGAACCATAAAATCGAAACTAAATACGTCAAAGACTTGGATCACTGTGAGCTTTTTTGCTACATGAACGATAACTGCGTCAGTGCTAACTTCAAAAAAGAGCCAGAGACTAGAGGAATCGCTTATATCTGTGAACTGAATAACGCCACGCATCTTGAATATGATACTGACCTGATGACTGATGCTGATTTTTATTATCAAGGCTCAAAG aacgCGTGCGGTAAAAACCCACCTTGTCAAAATAATGCAACTTGTCAGTCCGGTTTCACAATCAAGGGATATCGATGCTCGTGCCCTCCTGGATTCGAAGGAGAACATTGCGAAAAAG atattgatgaatgccaaaaaaatacCCACGATTGTCACCTGAATGCTACTTGTCAAAACACAAATGGATCCTTTGTGTGCACCTGTTTATTTGGATTTAACGGAGATGGACGGAGCTGCACAG atatcgatgaatgccaaaaaaatactCACGATTGTCACCTGAACGCTACTTGTCAAAACACAAATGGATCCTTTGTGTGCACCTGTTTATTTGGATTTAACGGAGATGGACGGAGCTGCACAG ccGATCCGTGCCATAATTACAGAAACCTGAGCGAGGCTGACAGAAAGAGCACTTACAACACACCCGACGGTCAAGGAAAATGTGACGACGAATCCTCATCCATAATATCCGGGgaatggtatcgttttgtgggagatgcaggaacaaaaatgccaacccAGTGTGTACCGTGTAATAGATGTGGTACGGTCTTCTCAGGCTGGCTAAAAGGTGGTCACCCCACACTGGCATGGTGA